The Notolabrus celidotus isolate fNotCel1 chromosome 23, fNotCel1.pri, whole genome shotgun sequence region GTTATAAGTTGGTATAAGGTGTTATAAAGGGTTATAAGGATATAAAAGGTTATAAGGTGATATAAAGGGTTATAAGATGGTgtaaggtggtataaggtggtataaggtgtTATAAGGTGTTGTAAGGGGTTATAAGGTGTTATAAGATGTTATAAGATGATATAAGGTGTTATAAGGGGGTATAATGTGTTATAAGGTCTTATAAGGTCTTATAAAGGgttataaggtggtataagATGTTATAAAGGGTTATAATGTGTTATAAGGTCTTATATGGTCTTATAAGGTGTTATAAGGGGTTATGAGGTGTTATAAGGTGTTATAAGGGGATATAAGATGGTATAAGGTGTTATAAGGTGTGATAAGGTGTTATAAGGTCTTATAAAGGGTtataaggtggtgtaaggtgttATAAAGGGTTATAAGatggtataaggtggtataaggtcTTATAAAGGGTTATAAGTTGATATAAGGTGTTATAAAGGGTTATAAGatggtataaggtggtataaggtgtTATAAGGTCTTGTAAAGGGTTATAAGGTGGTATATGGTGTTATAAAGGGTTATAAGATGGTATAAGATGGTATAAGGTgttataaggtggtataaggtgtTATAAGGTTTTATAAAGGGTcataaggtggtataaggtgtTATAAAGGGTTATAAGGTGTTATAAGGGGGTATAAGGGGGTATAACGGGTTATAAGGTGGTCTAATGTGTTATATGGTGGTATAAGGTgttataaggtggtataaggtgtTATTAGGAGGTAGAATGTGGTAGAAGGTGTTATAAGGGGGTAAAAGGTGGTATACAGGAGTATAAAGGGGTACAAGGTGGTAGTTTTATAtattctgaaagaaaaaaaggaaattccCATGGTTCCATGTCAGATGAGGCCAAAAGCCTATCTATGTTGTATGATAACTGCCTATTTGTGTTTAGTTTGACCTTACTCTTTCATGTAAATcccagatgacctcctcagagGGTTCCCCTGATAACGAGGTCAAGGagacgagaaaaaaaaacaagttttatgAAACTCCAAATTTGGAAGCCACATGCcaaacagtctttaaaaatcttCAATCCCTTTGCACAATGAttgtcatttgaaaaaaaattacattttctgtaCAAACTTCATTTAGAACCAGTTTCTGAAGCCTGTTTCAGGATTTTGTCTGCTTCAGAAATATAATGCACCAAGTGTTTGCCAAGGGCGCCATCTGTAGGACTCGTGCAATAATACAGCTCACTACAGTGCTTGAGTTGAAGATTCACTCATAAATGAAACCCTAACTCATTACCCATGACTgcttgtattttaaaaaaggaggcaTTAAAAATCAAGTCATTTAAATTTAGTCAATGAATTCATGTTCATGGTACAAATTGGATAATCTTCTACTCTCACAGCAAATTAAATTCAGCTTTTTCAGTATAAATAACATTTGTGTTGCATGTTGTGGCCTCTTAGGAATTACCATGTATtaagaatacattttttattaggTCATGTGATATGTTAAGAACTTAATATTTAAACTTTGACTGATTCTGGAAGCAATTTTCACTTCTGAGAAAAAGTAAAGTAGCATTTTTAAGAgaaagtcacatttaaaaaaaactcacctGGAGCTTATTTTCGTCCTTTTTCGCTTTGGTGGAACAACAGATTTCacttaacatttaacaacaaaaacaaattaggCTTTAgaaaacatgcatttattttattattgattttcacTTGTAACAAAAATTGCATTCTTTCCCACGATTACACTTCCAACACTTTCTTTAACATTCAGTGCTTTTCCACATCCTATAATActtcttttttccatttttttgtagttttttttcaaaaacaagccagaagcagctttttttccccatagACTTTAGGACCTCattataaatacacacaaaatgCTAAAGTTTTATACTGGAaacatcaaaaaaacaaaacaaaacagacaagacAGGGCCTCTGAAGTCGAGTCAAAATTGGTCAACCCTTCTTATCCATTAAAACGGCTGTCATTTCATACTGAGGCGTCAAAAAGTGCAGATACATCATGCAgaagtgttctttttttaatcgaCAACTGggtctttttttcagtttttggtCTTTTAGCTACTTTGGTAAattcaggtttttaaaataattagcgatagaaaaaataatgaatacacagacagacagaggacagaaacCTTGATTGAATGGGTATGCTTCCCATGTCAGAATTAAGATTTCTAATGTCTTAATTCCACTGATTGAGGTTTAAATTGGtcgtttatttttctgtttctttcgtTGAGGTGAATCTTGAATCCTTAAAGTGACCCGTGATGTTCAGTTCTTTTCCCCAAGTTACTCACAAAGTGAATTTAACCTGATTTAGATATTCGTTAAGTTAGCTTTGGCTTAAATATTACGTTAGCTCTGATATTAGCCGTAAAAGGTACATACGTCAAAACATTAGCAACAAGAACATGTAACAATCTGTACAGTGCTTTCAACAGCTCACAGAACAAACATCTCTCCGTCTGCAGAACCCATAGTTCCTCGAAGTCctggttttaaagtgctttcacagacacacagtgaaGATCTGAAACCACAAGAAGCGTCCTCCTTCAGTCTCCAGCTCATTGTGGTTTTCCTCTAAGCCGTAGATCAGACACCCGTCAAATCTGCCCCCCTTACGTCTCTTTCCTCAAGTCAAGAGTCTTTAACGGCACGTGCACGACTCAGCCACCATGTCCTCCATCTCCCTGTACTCCACCTTCTTCTTGTCCATCACCAGCACGCTCATGGGCATGTACTTGTACGGCACGCAGGACGGCGGCGGGACTTCGCCCACGCCCAGGTCGTTGATGACGGTCTGGATGATGGCGTGGTGCGGGGAGTGGTAGCCGTAGTGGAGCACCCTCGGGCAGTTCCCCTTGCAGAAGCGGGGGTTGTACACCGGCGGCGCGATGAAGTAGTGGCCCCAGCCCAGCTCGTCGAAGGAGAGGCGGAACGAGTGGAGCTTGCAGCGGTTTTTAGGCGTGCTGGTTTTGTGTTTGTAGTTGGGGATTTCGGAGAGGATGGAGgcggaggaagaggtggagaacgacaaagaggaggaaggtGGGGCGTTTTTCAGAGCATCAAGTGAAGGGTCTTTTGGTTCTGAAGACTCTTTGGAGCGACGTCGACGTCCACGCCGGTATGGAGGATGCCGCGGTGCTTGCCTCATGACGTTTTCCCCCTCACCCCCTAACAAGTCTCCAATCCAATCCCCCACCTCCCGCTCCTTCTCCAGGTATAAAAGCAGAGATGGGACCTCAACATGAGGCTCACCTCTCCATCTTTTTCTCCCGTGAGTCCACCAAGTGGAGAGGCCGCTGTCCTCATCAGCGTGCCCAGGCTCTGTGCACCAGTACAGGGCTGTGAGGGTTAAATGTCCCCCGGTGTCCTGGTTCTTCCCCTGCTGGACGTGTGCGGTTATGTCCGTCTCTGTCCACTGCTCGTGGGGCTCCAGGGTGGCTAAGTTCTCCCTGCCCAGCGAGGTGATCTGAGCCCTGCAGCGTGGAGGTGAGGGGACCTGGGTGCTGGAGGttgtggaggatgaggaggtggaAAATGGAGAGCGGAGGTGGATGAATGAGGCTCGGATCAGCTGCTCCGAGGGAAGCGTGTCGAGGTTGTACTGCACCGTGAAGCTGTAGTGATGATCTGAGAAGAGAcgcagaaaaaaatacatacgATTAGATTTTTCCTCTAAAAAAAGAcgagcacattttttttcttttgcattccAAAATATGTGGTGAAAGATttgatttcacattttaaaaattgacGTAACTGTTGCGATAAAATCAAAATAGtaagatgaataaaaatgatttaatttgaaTGTCAGGCGTTAAGTCCAAATTTAAACTTTCAGTATTTgaacaaagtacaaaaacagATCAGGGGTGTCATTTTAAAATTCTTATCTTCCATTGGTTTAGCATGGTCGTATAAAACATCGAAGTAGTTTCAGTGAGGTCACCCCTTGGTTTCTGACGCACAGTTTTGAAGCCCATCAATGGCAATCATGACATTTGAAAAgctgactcaacttaactttcGGTCAACCTAACATTAGacaaagaggcgggcctttagcctccttgctaacagttTGTACTGATAGactacattgttttttttcgtACCAAGgtgtaaaccatagactgtaataaatggaggtagtatccgtgacgtcgcccatctgtccctgaagcgctgttttgaagccaatcgtcagcgggtgccatattggaaatgttgaactcaaccaaactgctgtcgagctactgtgaggtaaagaggcgggctttgagcctcctagctaacagctacacaGTTCCCATCTgttagtcaagtcagccatgcccttagaTTGGCAAAACTcctaatgttaatattttctgaattgtcgcatttctgctgcaaagatcatattttttgaatggatgtgtatgtggtttccggtgtttctgcagccagcctctagtgcacgctcgatgaactgcagtttacaacagtaaatggacttgtgcttaaatagcgcttttctagtctttctgaccactcaaagtgcttttacattacttgtcacattcacacccattcactcactgatggtagaggctgctatgtagtgagagACCATCAGTATTGGCTAatatcattcatacacattcacataccactgaacaacagcaggagcaatttggggctCAGTGGGGTTCACTTCGGCaagtgactgccagagctgggattgaaccgccaacctacCAATtcatagacgaccgactctacccactgagccacagctgcccacTTCCACatatgcttcatattttgataCCAGAGGTTGCCAAatggtgtaaacatgtttattactttTGCTGTagagatcggcttttttgaatgggtgtgtatgtggctttgcagctagcctcaagtggacactcagggtactgcagtttttcgaACTTTCACATTagcttcatttctcaaaacTGGAGGTTGGTGCTTTGTAATAAATCAAAATTAGtcaatttattaaaaataaaatattctaaAAATCACAATTTAAATACGAACATGTTtaagctttttttgtttctgtgtaataagactaaaataatacatttcatattTGTGCATCAAACAAATAGTCATATAACTCTCCACCACATTAGTCACTCAGTCTATCTTTAAGTCTCAGTACCTGGCAGGTGTAGATACCTGCTTTAGAACCAGACTGGGTCTCACCTCTTGAAGCAGGCAGGTAGTGCACTGTGGACGCTGTTGGCCTCAGCAGACGCACTGTGTTGGAGCCGAACTTCCGGTGCTGCTTCGGCCTGCCGTCCGGTTCTGCAGCGCTCCGGTACAGACTCAGCATGAACTGCAGGTTCTGGTCTGCTTTCTGCTCTTCCGTTAAGGGCcggtgatgctgctgctgctgcgcgcCTTTAAGCCTCGCGCTCTGCTGACCCCGGCGGCTGCGCCTCAGCGTGGGCCGGGAGGACATCTTGTTCCCGGGCATGACTCCGTGTCCGGCGCAGGTGGAACACAGCAGGTAAATAAAAGAGGTGAGCACGCAGACCCGCAGGAGGCTCTGTTTGCTGCGGGTCGCCCTCATGGTTCGTGTAAAAACCTCTGGCGCTAGAGAGCTCCACCAAAGAGGCTACAGACGGACACCATCCTGCGCGCGGCCCAGGGCGGGATTTACAGGCTTACCTGATCGCTGGCCATTTTGGTGAACACGAGCGACTCACCTGACTGACCCCAATTAACCCCGAGGAGCGTGAGGAGCCACGTGATCTGTGCGTGCGTAAGTGTCAGTTGCAAAATTTCCACGTTTTATTAATCTTCCACATTTTTCATACATTATTTTAAGTCTAACCTAACGTGTTTATCTCATtaatatataatttattttaattagagAAATCTGTCatataatttaattatttatttaatttatttattttgattggttattttatttttattttttatgtattgtaattttttgttatttatttttattgtatttactattttttattACTTAGTTAATacaatttttgtttattgtttggtaatttgttttcatgtttgcatgATGTAGAATGTTACTTGAATTACAACTCCTGtgcagtaggtggcggtatgcaCCTTTTTAATTTGGTTGCAATCTGCCATAaatcaagagaagaagaagaagaattaaatatacatatagatatatattctaATAATATTTTACTATACTTTGAATCCGTCGATTGAACAAAAGCGTTAATTTTCTGCTACTTTCTTAATAAAAAGCCCAaagatgaaacttttttttttttttttaaagttatatttttggcctttttttcataggacagctgaagagaaacaggaaatgtggggagtagagagcgggggaagacatgcaggaaatggttgaccggccgggaatcgaaccggcgacccctgcgaggAGGACTGTatacctctgtatgtggggcgcttagaccgctataggccaccagcgccctgagATGAAACTTTTTACgcataaaataagatttaaatgaTACACTTCCTCTTTAGTTTTGCAGCCTGTTTTCACATATTAACAGAaactttacttttgtttttatttgtttgttcattACTTTTATTGAGGATGACTTTTCCTCACTGTGGGTTAAATCAAAGCAAAATCTCAACAgactaaagaaagaaaacaaacattttaataagaGACATTAAACTACACTGAAGTTttgagtgaataaataaataaacaaataggcaaggcaagtttatttattaagcaccattcatacaaagagaaattcaaagtgctttaaagagttggaataaaacaaagaaaaaactgtaaaaatcaacaaaaacacagcaaacactttatAAGCATTTAAATTCCATCAACTCATTCAGGTCAGACGATGTTCATTTTGTGCAGCCAGTTATATTTAATCTG contains the following coding sequences:
- the bmp15 gene encoding bone morphogenetic protein 15; this encodes MRATRSKQSLLRVCVLTSFIYLLCSTCAGHGVMPGNKMSSRPTLRRSRRGQQSARLKGAQQQQHHRPLTEEQKADQNLQFMLSLYRSAAEPDGRPKQHRKFGSNTVRLLRPTASTVHYLPASRDHHYSFTVQYNLDTLPSEQLIRASFIHLRSPFSTSSSSTTSSTQVPSPPRCRAQITSLGRENLATLEPHEQWTETDITAHVQQGKNQDTGGHLTLTALYWCTEPGHADEDSGLSTWWTHGRKRWRGEPHVEVPSLLLYLEKEREVGDWIGDLLGGEGENVMRQAPRHPPYRRGRRRRSKESSEPKDPSLDALKNAPPSSSLSFSTSSSASILSEIPNYKHKTSTPKNRCKLHSFRLSFDELGWGHYFIAPPVYNPRFCKGNCPRVLHYGYHSPHHAIIQTVINDLGVGEVPPPSCVPYKYMPMSVLVMDKKKVEYREMEDMVAESCTCR